The genomic region CTGGCGCCGCAGGTCAAGCTCCGCTGACCCTGTGGACGAGAGAACGTCGTGCGCCAGCCGCACATAACGGTCCGGGTCGCGTTTGGCGAGCCCGCGCAGCAGACGCCGCGCGCGCCGTTTCATGTAAGCGAACGTTTCGGGGGTCGGAGGCCGGCCGATGGGCGTCGGATGGTCCGGGCGCGAAATGTCCAGAATGGAGACGCCCTGATAACTCACGACGTAGATTTTGTCGCCGCGCATTATGAATGATTGGGGATAAACGCCGGGCAGCGGGGAGCGCCCGATCACGCGCGGCGCGAGCAGATCGGTGGCGTCGATCAGATACAAGCCACGTCCCTGCGAATACGCCAGGACGCGATTCCCGTCCACGGCGATATGGTCCGGCGCGAACCCCAGGTTAAGAAAGCCGAGCTTACGCGGGCGGCGCGGATCCGCCGCATCCACGATTTGCAGCCCTGCGTCTCCCCGCTGCCCCTCCGGGGCGATCGTAGCGTAAACCAGCAGTCCCGCTGTCACCGCTTTGACGACCGGGCCCAGGGTGATCGATCCGACAATGGAGGGCTTCGCGGGATTGAAGGCGTCGACAAAGCGCAAGCCGCCGTCCTTCGGCAGGGAGCTCCAAGTGAAGCCGAGCTTGCCGACGACGACGCAGGTTACGCCGTCTCCCATCGTCAGAGTGCTTCCGCCAGGGATATCGATCTTGCCGCCGGGGACTGGCTGATCCGGATTCTGAAGATCATAAATCTGAAGCGTCGCGTCCTTGCCGCCGGCGTTGGGGACAAAATACCCTAGCCGAAAACGATCGCCGGCGACCAGGCCGTTGGGCAAGAGGGAGATGACGCCGCGCAGACGCGGCTCAGTTGGGTCCGAGATGTCATACAGGGAAACGCCCGGGCGTTGCTGTCCGAAGTCTTGGGCGCACAACAAATCTCCGGCGAAGAAATAAAACTGCGTCTGCCCGGTCGTTTCAAACTTCGCCAGATTCGCCGGTCGCAACGGGTCGGCGTCGCTCAGGGCGAAGACGCCGACGCGCGCCGCCTGCCGCATGGTGCGCCGGGCGGCGATGAGAGTATCTCCATGGATGACGATCTGCTGAAGATTGTTGGCCCCTTCGAGCTCCATGACGACCGGGGCCGAGGGCGCGGCTTGCAGCGGAACGCCATCGAGCCGCGCGATCAGCGCGGCGAGCAGCTCCATATCAGCGCCGGAGTCGGCTTCCTGCTGCTTGTAGAGCGCCTTGAAGCGCGCCCATTCTCCGTAACCCAGCTGGGATCTTCGGATGAAATCGATGAGGATATCCCGTGAGACATCGCTGGAGGAAGAGTTGGGGGAAGTCGGCTCCCCGGCGGGCGTGGACATGGTCAAACCTCCGCAGCGCTGCTCAGATCAAAGATCGGGCCAAAGATTCGGACTTGAATATCAGAGGTGTTGCCATTTCGGGAGCGACGGCTACTTGACACGGAGGACCGGCGCCGTTCACTGTAGGCCCGGCGACGGGGTAGTGCACCCCTCTGTTGGTGGGCCACGTCCGACTCAGCGCCGGCAGAGGGGTGCACTACCCCGTCGCCGGGCTGAGTAGAAACGGTGACCGGTGAAGTGAAGCCATCTTCACGGCAGCCGCGGCGAAACGCCGCAGACGAATTGCTAACCACACCGCTCCCGAAACGACAATGACGACAGTATATCTGCTTGGCGTGCGTCTGTCAAGGGGTTGCGAACAAAAGTTCGTAAAATATTGTAAGAGTGTAAAGATCGCAACCGATGCGGATGTGCGTTTGCCGATTTTGTGACATAAAACCTTGGCGCATTTCGTAGTAAGGCCGGCGAATTCATTCGCCGGCTATTAAAGCAGTTGGCTAGCGTTCAAACTCACTCTTCCGCGTTCTATTCAACTGTCTACTTAATCGCGCTCTGATGAATCTGAAACGCCTCCGCCAGCAACTCGTAAGAGCGCCGCCGGTGCGCGTGGCTGTGCGTCATGGTGGTGATCATTAATTCGGAGACTCCCGCTTCTTTGGCGAAGGCGCTCAGACGCGCGCGCAGTGTTTCGGGGGATCCTGTAAAGAGGCGCTGGCGGTTGTGGCGGATGGCCTCGCGCTCCTGCGCGCTGTAATCGACGGCGAGGGCTTCCTCCACGGTGGCGAGCGGGGAGTAGCGGCCCTGGACGAGTCGCAGCAGCGCGAGATCGATGGGGGCGGCGAGGGTGCTTGCTTCATCATCGTCCGGCGCGCAGATCACGGAGACTCCGACAAACGAATGGGGCTCGGCGAAGTAGTCCGACGGACGGAAGTATTCGCGATAGAGTCTCAGGGAGTCCATCGCCGGCTCGGGGTTGATATGGTGCGCGAAGGCGAAGCCCAGGCCCAGCTGTCCGGCCAGGCGGGCGCTGAAGTCGCTGGAGCCCAGCAGCCAGACCTCCGGCGCTTCGACGCCGTTTGGAATCGCGACGATCCGTTGGAAGGGATGGTTGCGCGGAAACTCGCCGCTGAAAAACGAGAGCAGGTCGCTCAGTTGTTCAGGGAAGTCATCGGCGTTCAGCGCCTCACGGGAGCCGCGCAGGGCCAGCGCCGTCAGCGAATCCGTGCCGGGGGCGCGTCCCAGCCCCAGATCGATGCGCCCCGGATGCAGCGCCTCCAGCGTCTTGAACGTCTCGGCGACTTTGAGCGGCGCATGATTGGGCAGCATCACGCCGCCCGAACCCACGCGCATGCGCTTGGTGACGCTGGCGACATGCCCGATCATCACCTCCGGCGCGCCGCTCGCGATCAGCGCCGTATTGTGATGCTCGGCGAGCCAGTAGCGATGGTAGCCCAGATCATCGGCGAGCCGGGCGAGGTCCAGAGTATTGTTCAGCGCATCGCGCCCGGAGGAGCCAGAAGCGACGGGGGAAAGGTCAAGTACGGAAAGCCGAAGAGAGTTGTCGGAATTTTGTGCGGTCATGGGTTCGTTCTCCACACATCTTCCAACGCTATGGGGTCGGGAGGCGTTCCCGGGAAGGGTGGCGCGCCCTCACCCGGCCCTTCGGGCCACCCTCTCCCAAAGGTCTGGGCGAGGGTTAAGATTTGGATCAAAGATCCAAAAGATCTTATGACTTAAACGCTAACTCCCTCTGACTCCCCCTCTCCCAGAATTGGGAGAGGGGGTTGGGGGGTGAGGGCCTCCCCCGCTACTCCATCACCGCTTCCACGTGCACCGCCGCCGCCTTGTTCTTGCGCAGCAGGAACACCGCTGGGAGCGTGATCATGCTGATGATCAGCATCGTCAGAAAGGCGTCGGCGTAGCTCATGGTCATGGCCTGGCGCATCAGGCTACGGTCGAGGAGGGAGAGCGCGGCGCCGTGGGCTTCCGAGGCGCCGAGGCCGTGGGACATGAAACCGCCGGTGAGGGCGTGCAGGCGCTGGGTGAAGATCTGATTGGCGTCGTTGTAGTTTCCGAGCAGATCCACGCGGTGCATCTGGATGTGCTGCTGGACGAAGGTCGCGAGCGCCGCAATGCCGAAGGAGCCGCCGAGCTGGCGCGACAGGCTCAGCAGGCCCGACGCCTGCTGAAGCTCAGACTTTTGCAGGCTGGCGAACGCCATCTGGTTGATCGGAATGAACAGGAAGCCCGCGCCCAGTCCCCGGATCAGGAGCGCCAGGGCAGTGTCGGACTGTCCCGATTGGCTGGAGATATGGCCGAGCATCCACATCGACAGCATCGTCATGAAGGTGCCGAAGACGATGATGATTCGCGGATCGATCAGCGGCTTTGGCCGGTTCAGGATCGCGCCGCAGATCACGATGGCCGACGCTGTCGCCATGCCGCCCGGCAGCAGCGCGAGGCCCGTCTGGAACGACGTGAAGCCCAGGACCGTCTGCGCGAGCAGCGGGAACAGATAGGTGCCGCCGTAAAGGCCGAAGCCCAGGACGATGAAGAGGAACAGACACGCCGAGAGCGTCGGATTCTTCAGGACGCGGAAGTCCACGACCGGATTATGGTTGCGCGGCGACAGCTGCCAGAAGATCAGACCGGCGACGCAGACGATGGACAGCACTGAAAGCGAGACGATCATATTGCTCTGGAACCAATCGTTGCGCTCGCCTTCCTCCAGAACGTACTGCATGGCGCCCAGTCCCGTCGCGAGCAGACCGATGCCGAGCCAGTCGACCGAGCCGGACTTGCTGGGCGCTTCGGCGTCATGCAGGAACATCACCACGAGGACGGTCGCGACAATGCCGATGGGGACATTGATCAGGAAGCACCAGTTCCAGGTGTAATTGTCCGTGATCCATCCGCCGAGGGTCGGCCCCAGGGTGGGAGCGACGGTGAGGCCCATCATGAACATCGATTGGACGAAGCCCTGCTCGTTTTTGGGGAAAACCTGAACGAGCGTCGCCTGCGCCGTCGAAAGCAGCGCCGCGCCGCCCGCGCCTTGCAGAATACGCCAGAAGACGATCTCGCCCAGGCTGTGCGAGGCGCCGCAGAAAAACGATGCGATGGTGAACAGGATGATCGACGCCGTTAAATAGCGTTTGCGGCCAAAACGCTGTGTCAAAAACGCCGTCATCGGCAGGAAAATGACGTTGCTCAGGATATAGCCCGTCACGACCCAGCCGATCTCCTCGCTGGTCGCGCCCAGATTCCCCGCCATCTGCGGCAGGGCGACATTGACGATGGTCGTGTCCAGCACCTGCAAGATCGCGGCCGTGATCAGGCCGGCGAGGATGAACCACCGATACGGATTTAGAGAATCGCCCGTGACATGGTGGGACGACGCGGGCGGCGGGGCGCTCGGCGGCGCGGGAATCTCTTCCCTCAGGACGCCGCCGGGCTCGACTTCAAGCTCCGGGACTTCCTTGACGATCGTTTGTGTAGCCATTCGTGCGCTCACCTTTATGCTTCTGAGCGGCGCTCGACGCCGCGACGGAAAAAGAGCGCGACGGATTCCGCCACTTCGGCGGGCGTCGCTTTTCCAGCATCGACCATCTCTTCGTACGAAGGATCGCAGACCAGCGCGAGCAGGATCTGCACGACCATGGCGCTGGAAAGGCCCTGCTGGATCTGGCCCGCCTCCACCGCCGCATCGGCGATATCCTGAATGGCCCGCGCCCGGCGGTCAAACGCCTCTCGGTACTCGGGACTCGCCTTGATGCGCGCCAGCATGGGGCGTGCCCGTACGAAGGCGGCGCGCGTCGGCGTAAATCGAATCTCCATCATCCACCGGATAATGCGCTCCAGGCGGTCGATGGGCGGCAGCAGGGGATCGATCGCGCGGATCGATTGGATGCCTTCCTCCGCGAAGATCATCACCGCGCGCAGCGCGATGTCCTCCTTGGAGGCAAAGTGATGGTAGAGCGTCTGGCGGGAGATGCCCACCCGCTCGGCCAGCTCCTCCATCGTCAGCGCATCGTATCCTTTTTCCGCGAGCAGCGCGAACGCCGCCTGCAAGATCGTATCGCCTCGCTCGCGCCGCTGGCGCTCGCGCAGTCCCGATTTCGCCGTCACTGCTAATTCTTCGACAATCATGACAAATATTTTACACTCGTGTAAAATATTTGTCAAGCAAGTTAAGAATTTTGTCGATTCGACGCTTTTTGACGGAAAACCGTCATAATAACGGACAATGAATGATATTTCCGCCACACCCGTCAACGTGGATGCGCTGACCGCCGCGCTCCAGGCCGCGCTCTCCGCCCGCAAGCACCTGCTGGATCAGCGCCACGAGATGCCGCTGCGCCTTTTCAACGGCTTTTACGAGGGTTTTCCAAACCTCGTCGTCGATCTTTACGGGCGTACGCTCGTGCTGTACAACTACGCGCATAAGCCGTCCGACGCCGATGACGCTCTCGAAGCGGCGTCGGAGTTCTTTCAGTACGCGCTGCCCTGGCTGAGCGCGATCCTGGTGAAGGCGCGCCATGGCGCGCTGGAGGAGGAAAAGAAGGGGCGGCTGCTCTGGGGTTCCGGCATCGACAGGCGCGTGCGTGAAAACGGCGTGGCCTACGCCGTGGATCTGCGGCTCAATCAGGACGCCAGCTTTTACCTGGACACCCGTCACCTGCGGGAATGGGCGAAGGACAATCTGGAAGGCAAGACGGTTCTGAATACCTTCGCCTATACGGGCAGTATCGGCGTGGCGGCGCGCGCGGGCGGCGCGAGCCGCGTCGTGCAGCTCGACCTCAGCCGCACCTTTTTGAATGTCGCCAAAGAGTCCTGTACGATCAACGGCTTCCCCATCGACCGCTTGGACTACCTCGCCGGCGACTTCTTCCCCCGCGTCAGCCACTTAAAGCGCGACGGCGCCCGTTTCGACTGCGTTTTCGTGGACCCGCCGCTTTACTCCAAGACACGCGGCGGCAAAGTTGACTTGATCGAAGAGAACCATCGCATCCTGAATAAAGTCCGCCCACTGATCAATGACGGCGGCTGGCTTGTCACGATCAACAACGCCCTGTTCGTGAGCGGCGGCGAATATTGGCAGATGCTGGATTCCCTCTGCGCCGACGGCTACCTCTCCGTCGAAGCAACCATCCCTGTCCCGCAAGACTTCATCGGCTTCTCCGAAACCCCCGCCGGCGTCCTGCCCGCCGACCCCGCGCCGTTCAACCACGCCACCAAGATCGCCATCTTGCGCGTCCGTCGCAAAGACGCGATGGCGAAGGCGGATACTGAGTAGGACTGGATTATATTGCGTCCGAATGGGCTTCCACTCTTATGGCTAGCCCTTTTAAGCTGGTTGCCTTGAGCGTTTGGATATAATCCGCAACGTTTTTCGGTGGATTGCGAAGCGAAGCGCGGTGTATTTGAAGGCCATGCAGAAATAGAGCCGGTTGCTCGTCAAAGAGTGCGCTGAGAAAATCATCTGGATGCGCCGCTTGAACTCCGTAAGTTTGTAGGATTGCGTTAGGAAAGTCCGACAAGTTATAGGTGACGATCAAAGGCGCTTTTGCTTCGATCGCGGCCGCAAGGATGTGGCGATCATCAATATCGGGCAGGTTGAGCCCGGAAATGTGGGTTTCATATCCCGAAACCACACAATTTGGGCTGACCTTATTCATCAAGATACGCGTGCGTTCCAACTGGCTTGGAGACAATTCGCTCTTATTCGCCAGTACATTGCGTATCCATTCGGCGTGAATCTCCTCAGTCCAGCGCGGCGCATAGATCCTGACGGCGGCAAGCCACATCAATAAATCGCGCAACGATGGGGGATAAAGAACGCAGGCGTCCAGCACGGCGACAATCATCAGTACAATCCAAGCCGTTCTGTCTCTGCCTGAAGTTCTCTCACAATGTCTTTGCTTTGCTCGATTTCTTCTGCTGTTGCATGATCGAGTGGCGCCATACTATTCGCCGTCCTGAGAATCGTGCGAATAGAAGCAACCGCTTCCGAGCGCTGTAGCCGATCCATCAAGTCTTCATAGCTTGCGGTGTCCAGCATGACGACTTCCGCACGGCCATTAATGGTGAGTACTTCAGGTGTCCCGGTTTCCTTAAGCCGCGCAACATGCGCTTTATGATTCCTGAGAAAATCGCTCATGGAATGTATTTGTCTTGCGTCCAGCATGATTAATTCCTGTTCATATAATTTACAATTAATTATATGATACCCTCATTTTCAACGACCTCTGAAGAATAGATCATGTGACAAGATTCTTGACAAACCGTCAGCCAGAAGATATACTCATCGAAACGTTTAAATGGATGGAAGAGTAAGCGTGGAAAGGGCGGGCGATGGTCTGGGAGGAACGCTGGCATCCGTTGCGGGAGGAGTGGGTGACGATCGCCGCCCATCGGCAGAACCGGCCGTGGCAGGGGGAGACCGTCCGCGCCGAGACGAAATTCGTTCCGGAGTATGCGGGCGATTGTTATCTGTGCCCTGGTAACACGCGCATCAGCGGGCGGCGCAATGAGGATTACGCGGGCGTCTATGTCTTCGACAACGACCACCCATGCGTCGGCCTCGACGCCCCTACGGATTTAGCGGCTCCTACGGGGATCTATCGGAATCGGCCGGCGACGGGAATCGCGCGCGTTGTCTGCTATAGCCCCCAGCATAATTCGTCGCTGGCGCAGCTGTCGCCCGGCGAGATCCGGTCGCTGCTGGGCGTCTGGCGGGAACAGTATCTCGACCTGGCGGCCCGGCCGGAGATCAACCACGTTTTGCTGTTTGAGAACCGGGGCGAAGTCGTCGGCGTCTCCAACCCGCATCCCCATTGTCAGATTTACGCCACGAATTTCGTGTTCAAGACCATCGCCGACGAGGCGCGCGTCAGCCTCGCTCATTGGCGGGAGACGGGGCGCGTTCTCTTTCAGGATATCATCGCCGCCGAGCGCCAGGATGAGATTCGCATTTTGGCGGAGAACGAGCACGCCATCGCGTTCGTGCCATACTTTGCGCGCTATGCTTACGATGTCTGTGTCGCTCCCAAGCGCACGCATCGGTCGGTCGCCGATCTTTCCGGCGACGAGCTGTCGGACCTCGCCGCTGCGCTCAAAATCGTTCTTGTCAAGTTCGACAACCTCTGGCAGGCGCCGTTTCCTTACGTCATGACCCTGCATCAGGCGCCGACCGACGGCGGCGATTACCGGGGCTTCCACTTCTACATCGCCTTCCATCCGCCGCTGCGCAAACCCAATCTGCTCAAGTACATGGGCGGGCCGGAGACGGGCGGCGGCAGCTTCATCAGCGACACCTCTCCCGAGGAAAAAGCGGCCGAGCTGCGCGCCGCCTCCAATATCCACTACACCCAGTCTAATTAACGCATTCGCGCGGCCCGTTCCCTGGTATAATCGCGATGAGAAGGCGCCGCGCGGAGTGGTCTTTATTGGATTTCCAGGCGCCATGTCGCGTAGAACTGGCCGACGTTCTGGCTGACGACATGGCCGTCGCCCATCAGCACGGTATACCGCCGTCGATCGAAGAGTGTGGAGCCGTGCCAGCCGCCGTTGCCGTCTTCAATAATATTGATCTCGGAGGGGCCGTGCTCGGCGTTGTGGTCTTCCGGATCCGTCGCGCTCAGATTAGAGTCGGATTTGCCCAGCAGCGGAATCTCCGTGCGGTAGAAGTAGGATGTTTGGAACGCGTCGTACATCGTCGGACGCGCGTGCAGCGGAACCGGCGCGCCGCCATAGAAGTTGGCGTCCAGAGTATCGAAGCCGCTGTCGGAGGGGCATCGCCAGAGCGCGGGGGATTTGACATACGGAGCGACCACTTCGTGCAGACGCCCCATCGTCGCGACTTTGGCGTATTTGTCGGGAAAAGGCAGCCAGATCGACGTGTGTTCGTCCGAAGGGTCTTTCGCCCATGGGTACAGACCGTCGGAGTCCTCCATGTACATGGACATCGCCATGCCGATCTGACGCAGGTTGCTGGAGCACGCCGCGCTTCGCGCTTTTTCGCGGGCGGCGAAAAACGTGGGGAACAGCAGTGCGGCGAGGATCGAGATGACCGCGATCACGACCAGGAGCTCGATCAGCGTAAATCCGGCGAGTGCTCTACGATGGATCATAAGTTTCAACTCTCTCGATATTGTATCATACCTGAGGCTGCGAATAAATTTTCCTCAAAGGATTCCGGAAGTGGGATGTTTTCGTGAGTAACCAATCGAGCGCATACGATACGGGCAAACCGATCGCGCCGCCGCTGAATCTATATTTGCGGGAGGCGTCCGCGCAGGCGGAGCTGGACTCGCTGCGCGGCTTGAATGCCGTCCGCGCCGCGCGCCGGGCCGGCGAAGAACGATTTACGAACGAGACTCTGGTCACTCTGGCGCGCGTCTGCGCTTCGGAAGGCGCGGAAGACGCCGTTTGGGATCTGCTGGAAATGCTCACCGAGCGCGTGGCCGGACGGATCGCGCGCCACCTCCAGGTCTGGGGGGTGACGCAGCGGGAGGCGCGCGAGGATCTTTGCGGCGAAATCTTGACGGCGATGTACGACTGCATCGCCTGCCGGGAAGTCAGCCAGGAGTTCTGGGAATGCCGATTCTGGATCTGCTTCGATCGGCGCGCCCGCACGATCCTGCGCGATTACCGCGCGTCCGGGTCCGAACACGCCGGGCTGGACGCGCAGCCGGAGGCGCTGGATATAGGGGCGCTCGCCGTGGACGATCAAGTGATCGCCCGATCGGCCCTAGCGGCTCTGCCCGAGCCCTTGCGGACGGCGTTCGTGCTCAAGCACTATGCGGGCTACGCCGAGGAAAGTTCGAACCCCGAGGAATATACGATTGCAAGCACGCTGGGCGTGAGCGGCCGTACGGTGCGTAACTATCTGCGCCGCGCGCAGGATCTGCTGGCGCCCTGGCGCGAGCGGGAGAATTGACGATGAGCGAACCATTGACATCGGGGAACGGATTCCTGAACCCCGCCCGTCCCGACGCGGGCGATATGCTGGTCGCCGGCTTTACGCAGGCGCTGGAGGGCGGCGAGAACCCCGGAGCGCTGCTGCGCGTTTGGTCCGGACGGCACCCCGCGTTCGCCCGTGACTTCGCCGAGGCCGCCGCCGCGCATCTGGGCGGGGATTTCGGTCCCGCAGGCGATCTTCAAACGGACGAACAGGAGATCAGCGCGTTTAGCCGCGCCTTTATCCGCTCCCGGCGCGGCGAATCGCCGCTGTCGTCGCGCGCCCGTGACTGCGGGTTGGGAAGCCTGGACGCCGTCGCCGCCGAAATGCGTCTGCCTCCCGGCGTGCTGGCTCGTCTGGACCGGGGCCGGATCGCGCTTCAGACACTCCCGAAGGCGCTCCTAGAAGGTCTGTCGCAGCGTCTGCAATGGGCGGGCGCGGATCTGCTGGCCGCGCTTCAGGCGCCGCAATCGACGCCTGCGAACGCCGGCGCCGTCTGCGAAGCGCCGGCGGGTTACTGGGCGCAGGAGACTTTTGCGGAGGCGCTGGCCGAGTGCGCCTCCGAAGATCCCGACGGCGCGCGCTACTGGGGCCATCCCGCTCAAGATCGGAACGACAGGCCTAATTCATGAAGATCGTTATTCCCGGCGGTACGGGACAGGTCGGCGTGCTCCTCGCGCGGATGTTTCACGGCAGCGGCCATGAAGTGACGGTGCTGAGCCGCCGGGCGATCGCCGCCCCCTGGCGCGTGGTCCAATGGGACGCGGAGACGCGCGGCGACTGGACTCACGAATTCGATGGCGCCGACGCCGTCATCAATCTGGCCGGACGCAGCGTCAACTGCCGCTATACGCCGGAGAACCGGCGCGAGATTTTAGAATCGCGCGTCAACTCCGCGCGCGTCGTCGGCGAGGCGATCCAGCATTCCCGGCGTCCGCCCAAAGTCTGGCTTCAGGCGAGCACGGCGACGATCTACGCGCATCGCTACGACAACGCCAACGACGAAATGACCGGGATCATCGGCGGCGGCGAGCCCGGCGCCCCGGATACCTGGAAGTTCAGCATCGATGTCGCCGAAGCCTGGGAGCGCGTCGTCGACGAGACCGAGACCCCGCACACGCGCCGGGTGAAGATGCGGTCGTCGATCATCATGAGCCCCGACAAAGGCGGCCCGTTCGATGTGCTGCTGGGATTGGTCCGGCATGGATTGGGAGGGAAGTCGGGAAGCGGAGATCAATACGTCTCGTGGATCCACGACTACGATTTCATCCGCGCCGTCTGCTGGCTGATCGAGCACCCGCAGTTCGAGGGACCGGTCAACCTCGCCGCTCCCGAGCCGCTGCCCAACGCCGAATTCATGCACGCCCTGCGCGCGGCCTGGGGCACGAAGTTCGGCTTCCCCGCCGCCGCGTGGATGCTGGAAATCGGCGCCCTGTTTCTCAAGACCGAAACGGAGCTGATCCTCAAAAGCCGCCGCGTCATCCCCAGCCGTCTTCTGCGCGAAGGCTTCGAGTTCGAGTTTCCCCGCTGGCCTGAAGCGGCGTACGACTTGACGCAGCGATGGAAGGCGGGGCGGAAATAGGGTGGCCCGGAGAGATTGGTTTCTTCTCACTTCGCAAACCCGCCCGGCCTTCGCGTGCTCCCGGCAAACCCACCCTGGGGCTTTGCGCCACCCCTCCCTTGCAAACCCACCCCGGCCCTTCGGGCCACCCCTCCCGCCGACGGGAAGGGTGATTTCAGAGCGTGTTATCGCAAGCAGCTTCTGTAAGAGCGTCTCCTACAAACCCTTCCCGTCGGCGGGAGGGGTGGCGCGAAGCGCCGGGGTGGGTTTGCCAGGGAGGGGCACCTGAAGGCCGGGGTGGGTTTGCAAGTAAGGGGCAGCCGAAGGCCGTGGTGGGTTTGCTAGGACGACTAAGGGGGGCTCTCACCCCACGTACATCGTTCGGCGCGCGAGCAGCAGGCAGGCGTCGTCCTGAAGGCGGCCGCCGGCGAAGTTTTGGGCGCCGCCCAGGATGGCTCGGGCGATTTGGCCCAGGGCGGGGAAGGATCGGGCCTGGGCGGCGAGGCGGATCATGCCTTCGTAGCCGAAGAAGACGTTGTCGCGGCGCGCTTCTGTGATGCCGTCGGTGACCATCAAGAGCGTGTCGCCGATGTTGAGCTGCATCGTGATCTGATCGTACTCCGCGCCGGAAATGGCGCCGATCGGCAGGCCGCTGGCGGGAGCTTCCTCGCTGGGTCCAGACGCGCGCAGAATCAGGGGCGGTTCGGCGCCGCAGACCGTGATCTCCAGCGCGCCGGTCTTGGGATCGAAGACGGCGAGGGTGAGGCCGACGATCATGTCGTCGGATTGCTCGGGCAGCGTTTGCGCCTCGCAGACGAACTCGTTGAGCCGGGCGGCGGCGAGCGAGGGGCTGGTGGTGTCGCGCATAAAGGCGCGCAGTGTGAACTTGATCTCCGCAGTGCGAGCGGCGGCCGCCAGGCCCTTACCCGCGACATCGCCGAGGATCAGCGCGATCTTGCCGCCCGCGACCGAGAAGGCGTCGCAGAAGTCGCCGCCGACCTGCGCTTCTTCCCACGCGGCTTCGTAGAGGGATTCGATCGTGAGGCCCCGGAAACCGTCGCGCGGCGGCATGATCAGCAGCGAGCGCTGGAGGGTCTCGGAGATCCGATGCTCGCGGTCGTACGCGCGCTCCAGATCCGACTGCGCGCGTTTCAAGGCGGTGATGTCCGAAATCATCGCCGTGACGATGCGCCGACCGCCCGAGTCGCTCAGGGCGCTCGCGCTGCTCAGATAATACAGGGCGGAGCCGTCCTTGCGGCGCAGGCGCGCCTCGACTTTGTCCTTCGATCCGTCAAGCCGCTCCGTAAACTGCTCGCGCGCCAGCGCCAGGTCGTGGTCGAAGACGAAATCGTAGATCGAACGCCCCAGCATCTCGTCGGGGGAATAGCCGAGCATCTCGGCCAATCGGCCGTTGACATAGGTCGTGATGCTGTGCTCGTCGTAAGACCAGACGCCTTCAAACGTCGTGTCGACGATATGCCGGTAGCGTTCCTCGCTCTCGCGCACGGCCTGCTCGGCGCGTTTGCGCTCGGTGTTGTCGTGCACGGCGAGCACCGCGCCCATGATCATGCCGCTCGGGTCGATGATCGGCGCGTTCGCGCAGAGGACCGGGACGAACGTTCCATCCCGGCGA from Capsulimonas corticalis harbors:
- a CDS encoding DUF1559 domain-containing protein; its protein translation is MIHRRALAGFTLIELLVVIAVISILAALLFPTFFAAREKARSAACSSNLRQIGMAMSMYMEDSDGLYPWAKDPSDEHTSIWLPFPDKYAKVATMGRLHEVVAPYVKSPALWRCPSDSGFDTLDANFYGGAPVPLHARPTMYDAFQTSYFYRTEIPLLGKSDSNLSATDPEDHNAEHGPSEINIIEDGNGGWHGSTLFDRRRYTVLMGDGHVVSQNVGQFYATWRLEIQ
- a CDS encoding RNA polymerase sigma factor, coding for MSNQSSAYDTGKPIAPPLNLYLREASAQAELDSLRGLNAVRAARRAGEERFTNETLVTLARVCASEGAEDAVWDLLEMLTERVAGRIARHLQVWGVTQREAREDLCGEILTAMYDCIACREVSQEFWECRFWICFDRRARTILRDYRASGSEHAGLDAQPEALDIGALAVDDQVIARSALAALPEPLRTAFVLKHYAGYAEESSNPEEYTIASTLGVSGRTVRNYLRRAQDLLAPWREREN
- a CDS encoding TIGR01777 family oxidoreductase — translated: MKIVIPGGTGQVGVLLARMFHGSGHEVTVLSRRAIAAPWRVVQWDAETRGDWTHEFDGADAVINLAGRSVNCRYTPENRREILESRVNSARVVGEAIQHSRRPPKVWLQASTATIYAHRYDNANDEMTGIIGGGEPGAPDTWKFSIDVAEAWERVVDETETPHTRRVKMRSSIIMSPDKGGPFDVLLGLVRHGLGGKSGSGDQYVSWIHDYDFIRAVCWLIEHPQFEGPVNLAAPEPLPNAEFMHALRAAWGTKFGFPAAAWMLEIGALFLKTETELILKSRRVIPSRLLREGFEFEFPRWPEAAYDLTQRWKAGRK
- a CDS encoding PAS domain S-box protein, encoding MRHTSHTTESILESIAEAYVSVDWDWRILHVNHEAERFLDKPLEDLLGKSLWDVYPDLVGTNAYYEYHRAMADRSAITLEEHSPRRGIWLELRGYPTEEGLAVYFRDISDRKHVEQALEESEERFRATFEEAALGIGHVAPDGRWLRVNQRLCDILGYTRDELFLRTNQSMSHPDDLHEELDLLSHLLAGDLSTYSIAKRYIHKNGAAVWVDVTMSVVTPRSGASRYLLAFVEDITGRRAAEEQLRQQFVLTRSLTDSTTEALFMMDTAGRVTFLNPAAEQLVGWDASTLVGKVLHDTVHYLKPDGTRNAMLESPLTAVFTTGTGVRNHEDTFIRRDGTFVPVLCANAPIIDPSGMIMGAVLAVHDNTERKRAEQAVRESEERYRHIVDTTFEGVWSYDEHSITTYVNGRLAEMLGYSPDEMLGRSIYDFVFDHDLALAREQFTERLDGSKDKVEARLRRKDGSALYYLSSASALSDSGGRRIVTAMISDITALKRAQSDLERAYDREHRISETLQRSLLIMPPRDGFRGLTIESLYEAAWEEAQVGGDFCDAFSVAGGKIALILGDVAGKGLAAAARTAEIKFTLRAFMRDTTSPSLAAARLNEFVCEAQTLPEQSDDMIVGLTLAVFDPKTGALEITVCGAEPPLILRASGPSEEAPASGLPIGAISGAEYDQITMQLNIGDTLLMVTDGITEARRDNVFFGYEGMIRLAAQARSFPALGQIARAILGGAQNFAGGRLQDDACLLLARRTMYVG